Proteins from one Ammospiza nelsoni isolate bAmmNel1 chromosome 18, bAmmNel1.pri, whole genome shotgun sequence genomic window:
- the VPS33A gene encoding vacuolar protein sorting-associated protein 33A isoform X1: MAAHLSSGRVNLTALREAGRRELREFLDKCAGSKAIVWDEYLTGPFGLIAQYSLLKEHEVEKMFTLKPGRLPPADVKNIIFFVRPKLELMDIITDNVLREDRGRSPQRDFHILFVPRRSLLCEQWLKEQGVLGSFIHREQYSLDLIPFDGDLLSMESESAFKECYLESDQTSLYHAAKGLMTLQALYGTIPQIFGKGDCARHVANMMIRMKREFPGSQNSIFPVFDTLLLLDRNVDLLTPLATQLTYEGLIDEIYGIQNTYVKLPPEKFAPKKQGEGGKDLPTEPKKLQLNSAEELYAEIRDKNFNAVGSVLSKKAKIISAAFEERHHAKTVGEIKQFVSQLPHMQAARSSLANHTSIAELIKDITTSEDFFDNLTVEQEFMSGIDTDKVNNYIEDCIAQKHPLIKILRLVCLQSVCNSGLKQKVLDHYKREILQTYGYEHILTLNNLEKAGLLKPQTSGRNNYPTIRKTLRLWMDDVNEQNPNDISYVYSGYAPLSVRLAQLLARPGWRSIEEVLKMLPGPHFEERQQLPTGLQKKRQHGENRVTLVFFLGGVTYAEIAALRFLSQMEDGGTEYIIATTKLINGTTWIKSLMEKLEPAPF, translated from the exons ATGGCGGCGCACCTGAGCTCGGGCCGGGTGAACCTGACGGCGCTGCGCGAGGCGGGGCGGCGCGAGCTGCGCGAGTTCCTGGACAAGTGCGCGGGCTCCAAG GCCATCGTGTGGGACGAGTACCTGACCGGCCCCTTCGGGCTCATCGCGCAGTACTCGCTGCTCAAG GAGCATGAGGTGGAGAAGATGTTCACGCTCAAGCCGGGCCGGCTGCCCCCGGCCGACGTCAAAAACATCATCTTCTTCGTCAGGCCCAAGCTGGAGCTGATGGACATCATCACGGACAATGTGCTCAG ggaagACAGAGGCCGCTCTCCGCAGAGGGATTTCCACATCCTGTTCGTGCCGCGCCGCAGCCTCCTGTGCGAGCAGTGGCTGAAGGAGCAGGGCGTGCTGGGCTCCTTCATCCACCGCGAGCAGTACAGCCTGGACCTGATCCCCTTCGACGGGGACCTGCTCTCCATGGAGTCTGAGAGCGCCTTCAAG GAATGTTACCTGGAGAGTGACCAGACCAGTCTGTACCATGCAGCAAAGGGGCTGATGACCCTGCAGGCTCTCTACGGAACCATCCCGCAGATTTTTGGGAAGGGCGACTGTGCTCGG CACGTGGCCAACATGATGATCAGGATGAAGCGGGAGTTCCCTGGGAGCCAGAATTCCATATTTCCAGTCTTTGacaccctcctgctgctggaccGCAACGTGGACCTGCTGACGCCGCTGGCCACGCAGCTGACGTACGAGGGGCTGATCGACGAGATCTACGGCATCCAGAACA CTTATGTGAAACTCCCTCCTGAGAAGTTTGCCCCAAAGAAGCAGGGTGAGGGTGGCAAGGATCTTCCCACAGAACCCAAGAAGCTCCAGCTGAACTCTGCAGAAGAGCTTTATGCTGAAATCCGAGACAAGAACTTCAACGCTGTGGGGTCAGTGCTGAGCAAGAAAGCCAAGATCATCTCAGCTGCCTTTGAG GAAAGGCACCATGCCAAGACTGTTGGAGAGATTAAGCAGTTTGTGTCCCAGCTGCCCCACATGCAGGCGGCGAGGAGCTCGCTGGCCAACCACACCTCCATCGCAGAGCTCATCAAAGACATCACCA CATCTGAAGATTTCTTTGATAATTTAACAGTGGAGCAAGAGTTCATGTCTGGAATAGACACAGACAAG gTTAACAATTATATTGAAGACTGCATAGCTCAGAAACATCCATTAATCAAGATCTTGCGGCTCGTTTGCTTGCAATCCGTGTGCAATAGTGGGCTGAAGCAGAAGGTTCTGGACCATTACAAAAGAGAGATTCTCCAG ACTTACGGCTATGAACATATATTGACCTTAAACAACCTGGAGAAGGCTGGACTCCTGAAACCCCAGACAAGTGGCAGGAATAACTACCCAACAATCAGGAAAACGCTGCGCCTGTGGATGGATGATGTTAATGAGCAG AACCCCAATGACATCTCGTACGTGTACAGTGGCTATGCCCCGCTGAGCGTGCGCCTGGCGCAGCTGCTGGCGCGGCCAGGCTGGCGCAGCATCGAGGAGGTTCTCAAGATGCTGCCAGGGCCCCACTTcgaggagaggcagcagctccccactGGCCTGCAGAAAAAGC GTCAGCACGGTGAGAACAGAGTGACCCTGGTGTTCTTCCTGGGCGGGGTCACGTACGCAGAGATCGCCGCGCTGAGGTTCCTGTCGCAGATGGAGGATGGAGGCACCGAGTACATCATTGCCACCACAAAACTGATCAATGGCACTACCTGGATCAAATCCTTGATGGAGAAACTGGAGCCTGCCCCTTTCTAG
- the VPS33A gene encoding vacuolar protein sorting-associated protein 33A isoform X2 — MAAHLSSGRVNLTALREAGRRELREFLDKCAGSKAIVWDEYLTGPFGLIAQYSLLKEHEVEKMFTLKPGRLPPADVKNIIFFVRPKLELMDIITDNVLREDRGRSPQRDFHILFVPRRSLLCEQWLKEQGVLGSFIHREQYSLDLIPFDGDLLSMESESAFKECYLESDQTSLYHAAKGLMTLQALYGTIPQIFGKGDCARHVANMMIRMKREFPGSQNSIFPVFDTLLLLDRNVDLLTPLATQLTYEGLIDEIYGIQNTYVKLPPEKFAPKKQGEGGKDLPTEPKKLQLNSAEELYAEIRDKNFNAVGSVLSKKAKIISAAFEERHHAKTVGEIKQFVSQLPHMQAARSSLANHTSIAELIKDITTSEDFFDNLTVEQEFMSGIDTDKVNNYIEDCIAQKHPLIKILRLVCLQSVCNSGLKQKVLDHYKREILQTYGYEHILTLNNLEKAGLLKPQTSGRNNYPTIRKTLRLWMDDVNEQH, encoded by the exons ATGGCGGCGCACCTGAGCTCGGGCCGGGTGAACCTGACGGCGCTGCGCGAGGCGGGGCGGCGCGAGCTGCGCGAGTTCCTGGACAAGTGCGCGGGCTCCAAG GCCATCGTGTGGGACGAGTACCTGACCGGCCCCTTCGGGCTCATCGCGCAGTACTCGCTGCTCAAG GAGCATGAGGTGGAGAAGATGTTCACGCTCAAGCCGGGCCGGCTGCCCCCGGCCGACGTCAAAAACATCATCTTCTTCGTCAGGCCCAAGCTGGAGCTGATGGACATCATCACGGACAATGTGCTCAG ggaagACAGAGGCCGCTCTCCGCAGAGGGATTTCCACATCCTGTTCGTGCCGCGCCGCAGCCTCCTGTGCGAGCAGTGGCTGAAGGAGCAGGGCGTGCTGGGCTCCTTCATCCACCGCGAGCAGTACAGCCTGGACCTGATCCCCTTCGACGGGGACCTGCTCTCCATGGAGTCTGAGAGCGCCTTCAAG GAATGTTACCTGGAGAGTGACCAGACCAGTCTGTACCATGCAGCAAAGGGGCTGATGACCCTGCAGGCTCTCTACGGAACCATCCCGCAGATTTTTGGGAAGGGCGACTGTGCTCGG CACGTGGCCAACATGATGATCAGGATGAAGCGGGAGTTCCCTGGGAGCCAGAATTCCATATTTCCAGTCTTTGacaccctcctgctgctggaccGCAACGTGGACCTGCTGACGCCGCTGGCCACGCAGCTGACGTACGAGGGGCTGATCGACGAGATCTACGGCATCCAGAACA CTTATGTGAAACTCCCTCCTGAGAAGTTTGCCCCAAAGAAGCAGGGTGAGGGTGGCAAGGATCTTCCCACAGAACCCAAGAAGCTCCAGCTGAACTCTGCAGAAGAGCTTTATGCTGAAATCCGAGACAAGAACTTCAACGCTGTGGGGTCAGTGCTGAGCAAGAAAGCCAAGATCATCTCAGCTGCCTTTGAG GAAAGGCACCATGCCAAGACTGTTGGAGAGATTAAGCAGTTTGTGTCCCAGCTGCCCCACATGCAGGCGGCGAGGAGCTCGCTGGCCAACCACACCTCCATCGCAGAGCTCATCAAAGACATCACCA CATCTGAAGATTTCTTTGATAATTTAACAGTGGAGCAAGAGTTCATGTCTGGAATAGACACAGACAAG gTTAACAATTATATTGAAGACTGCATAGCTCAGAAACATCCATTAATCAAGATCTTGCGGCTCGTTTGCTTGCAATCCGTGTGCAATAGTGGGCTGAAGCAGAAGGTTCTGGACCATTACAAAAGAGAGATTCTCCAG ACTTACGGCTATGAACATATATTGACCTTAAACAACCTGGAGAAGGCTGGACTCCTGAAACCCCAGACAAGTGGCAGGAATAACTACCCAACAATCAGGAAAACGCTGCGCCTGTGGATGGATGATGTTAATGAGCAG CATTGA
- the VPS33A gene encoding vacuolar protein sorting-associated protein 33A isoform X3, which yields MAAHLSSGRVNLTALREAGRRELREFLDKCAGSKAIVWDEYLTGPFGLIAQYSLLKEHEVEKMFTLKPGRLPPADVKNIIFFVRPKLELMDIITDNVLREDRGRSPQRDFHILFVPRRSLLCEQWLKEQGVLGSFIHREQYSLDLIPFDGDLLSMESESAFKECYLESDQTSLYHAAKGLMTLQALYGTIPQIFGKGDCARHVANMMIRMKREFPGSQNSIFPVFDTLLLLDRNVDLLTPLATQLTYEGLIDEIYGIQNTYVKLPPEKFAPKKQGEGGKDLPTEPKKLQLNSAEELYAEIRDKNFNAVGSVLSKKAKIISAAFELQQEASTQMQCRPLELNSAWCFSTSCSKPWHVLPPSRVNGRPSQPNSSAPFTPAPRGDVLQL from the exons ATGGCGGCGCACCTGAGCTCGGGCCGGGTGAACCTGACGGCGCTGCGCGAGGCGGGGCGGCGCGAGCTGCGCGAGTTCCTGGACAAGTGCGCGGGCTCCAAG GCCATCGTGTGGGACGAGTACCTGACCGGCCCCTTCGGGCTCATCGCGCAGTACTCGCTGCTCAAG GAGCATGAGGTGGAGAAGATGTTCACGCTCAAGCCGGGCCGGCTGCCCCCGGCCGACGTCAAAAACATCATCTTCTTCGTCAGGCCCAAGCTGGAGCTGATGGACATCATCACGGACAATGTGCTCAG ggaagACAGAGGCCGCTCTCCGCAGAGGGATTTCCACATCCTGTTCGTGCCGCGCCGCAGCCTCCTGTGCGAGCAGTGGCTGAAGGAGCAGGGCGTGCTGGGCTCCTTCATCCACCGCGAGCAGTACAGCCTGGACCTGATCCCCTTCGACGGGGACCTGCTCTCCATGGAGTCTGAGAGCGCCTTCAAG GAATGTTACCTGGAGAGTGACCAGACCAGTCTGTACCATGCAGCAAAGGGGCTGATGACCCTGCAGGCTCTCTACGGAACCATCCCGCAGATTTTTGGGAAGGGCGACTGTGCTCGG CACGTGGCCAACATGATGATCAGGATGAAGCGGGAGTTCCCTGGGAGCCAGAATTCCATATTTCCAGTCTTTGacaccctcctgctgctggaccGCAACGTGGACCTGCTGACGCCGCTGGCCACGCAGCTGACGTACGAGGGGCTGATCGACGAGATCTACGGCATCCAGAACA CTTATGTGAAACTCCCTCCTGAGAAGTTTGCCCCAAAGAAGCAGGGTGAGGGTGGCAAGGATCTTCCCACAGAACCCAAGAAGCTCCAGCTGAACTCTGCAGAAGAGCTTTATGCTGAAATCCGAGACAAGAACTTCAACGCTGTGGGGTCAGTGCTGAGCAAGAAAGCCAAGATCATCTCAGCTGCCTTTGAG TTGCAGCAAGAGGCAAGTACCCAAATGCAGTGCAGGCCTCTGGAGCTGAACTCTGCATGGTGCTTCAGCACATCCTGCTCCAAACCCTGGCATGTGTTGCCACCAAGTAGAGTGAATGGcagacccagccagcccaaTTCCTCAGCACCTTTCACTCCTGCTCCAAGGGGAGATGTTCTCCAGCTCTGA